The following coding sequences are from one Eucalyptus grandis isolate ANBG69807.140 chromosome 11, ASM1654582v1, whole genome shotgun sequence window:
- the LOC104429655 gene encoding LRR receptor kinase BAK1-like, giving the protein MVFNLRTFSSTESDEGEITPPKNFSLKELRVATHNFSIDNFLAEGEICKVYRGRLANGSLVVVKRACHVDRWREEQFKAEIQVGSTVSMHPNVLCLRGFCRTKKELLLVYPWMINNSLYYNLRERPNRFAWPLNWTTRKQIALGAARGLAHLHNQGNIKIMHRGICASNILLNVNFEAVIGGFSFATIMHERNVEEGTIEWRTCMPRQGTGVSFSSPVGQNSADSGSSSQSFHRYEDVYVYTPIRGRVGFIAPEYLRTGKCTLKNDVFAYGKMLIELISGQPICNFPTEVLDAKAFLPEDCDRKLMNEDQLGRVIDPNLQGNYVEEEAERLLQLASLCSHGDPSIRPEMSDVVRTLESRFLQRDSSTRSSQNHSESDSTAYYSFPPSPFPLGIAP; this is encoded by the coding sequence ATGGTGTTTAATCTTCGAACCTTCAGTTCTACCGAGTCCGATGAAGGTGAAATAACACCTCCCAAAAACTTCTCCCTAAAGGAGCTCCGAGTCGCAACACACAACTTTAGCATAGACAACTTCTTGGCAGAAGGTGAAATTTGCAAAGTTTACCGGGGGCGCTTGGCCAATGGTTCGCTAGTGGTAGTAAAGAGAGCATGCCATGTCGATCGATGGAGGGAAGAGCAGTTCAAAGCAGAAATACAAGTTGGAAGCACAGTTTCGATGCACCCAAACGTGCTATGCCTGAGGGGCTTTTGCAGGACCAAGAAAGAGCTCTTACTGGTGTATCCCTGGATGATCAACAATAGCCTATATTACAATCTTAGAGAGAGACCGAATCGGTTTGCCTGGCCTCTCAATTGGACTACTCGCAAGCAAATAGCCTTGGGAGCAGCAAGGGGCCTTGCACATCTTCACAATCAAGGCAACATCAAGATCATGCATCGTGGCATCTGCGCGTCAAATATACTGCTGAATGTGAATTTTGAGGCCGTGATAGGAGGATTTTCCTTTGCCACGATCATGCATGAGCGAAATGTGGAGGAAGGGACTATTGAGTGGCGCACTTGCATGCCAAGGCAGGGCACAGGAGTCTCATTCTCATCGCCGGTAGGACAAAATTCAGCTGATTCTGGTTCCAGTTCTCAATCCTTTCATCGTTATGAAGATGTTTATGTCTACACGCCCATCCGTGGCAGAGTGGGTTTTATTGCCCCCGAGTATCTCCGCACAGGAAAGTGCACACTGAAGAATGATGTATTTGCATATGGGAAAATGCTTATCGAGCTCATCTCGGGACAGCCAATTTGCAACTTTCCCACTGAGGTACTCGATGCCAAAGCTTTCTTGCCGGAGGATTGCGATAGAAAACTTATGAATGAAGACCAATTGGGAAGGGTGATCGATCCCAATTTGCAGGGGAACTACGTGGAAGAAGAAGCGGAGCGACTACTCCAATTAGCATCGTTGTGCTCACACGGGGATCCATCTATTCGACCAGAGATGTCTGACGTAGTTCGAACTCTCGAAAGCCGGTTTCTTCAACGGGACTCTAGTACAAGGAGCAGTCAGAATCATAGTGAGAGTGACTCAACTGCGTACTACTCTTtccctccttctccttttcctctGGGGATTGCTCCATGA
- the LOC104429656 gene encoding BRASSINOSTEROID INSENSITIVE 1-associated receptor kinase 1 → MVFNLRSFSFTDSIEDDPPPPPRGFSLKELRVATHNFSGENFLAEGGFGKVYRGRLADGSLVAVKRARTVDQCSKEQFETEVQVGRSVSTHPNVLRLRGFCRTTKELLLVYPLITNNSLSYNLTERPDRFAQPLNWTTRKRIALGAARGLAHLHDQGNIKIMHRNICVASILLNVQFEAMIGSFCIAMIMHERNVEEGTTEWRMHMPRHGTGVSLSSPLDENSADAGFDSQIYHRYEDVYVNTLTCGIIGFTAPEYSYTGKCTLKNDVFTYGKMLLELISGQPIFYVFPEGNYVEEEAERLVRLALLCAHKDPSVRPEMSEVVEILESQFLQRDSSTRSSWSPSECESTTPYYSLPHSPSPPLVIGP, encoded by the exons ATGGTGTTCAATCTCCGATCCTTCAGTTTCACCGATTCCATTGAAGATGATCCCCCACCACCTCCTAGGGGCTTCTCTCTAAAGGAACTCCGAGTCGCCACACACAACTTTAGCGGAGAAAACTTCTTGGCCGAAGGTGGATTTGGCAAGGTTTACCGGGGGCGCTTGGCCGATGGTTCTCTCGTGGCAGTAAAAAGAGCTCGCACAGTCGATCAATGTAGCAAAGAGCAGTTCGAAACAGAAGTTCAAGTGGGACGCTCAGTTTCAACGCACCCAAATGTGCTACGGCTGAGGGGCTTTTGCAGGACTACAAAAGAGCTTTTATTGGTCTATCCCTTGATAACCAACAATAGTCTATCTTACAATCTTACAGAAAGACCAGATCGATTTGCCCAACCGCTCAATTGGACCACTCGCAAACGAATTGCCTTGGGAGCAGCAAGGGGACTTGCACACCTTCATGATCAAGGTAACATCAAGATCATGCATCGGAACATCTGCGTGGCGAGCATACTGCTGAATGTGCAATTTGAGGCCATGATAGGAAGTTTCTGCATTGCCATGATCATGCATGAGAGAAATGTCGAGGAAGGGACTACTGAGTGGCGCATGCACATGCCAAGGCATGGCACAGGAGTCTCACTCTCCTCTCCTTTAGATGAAAATTCAGCTGATGCTGGCTTCGATTCTCAAATCTATCATCGCTATGAAGATGTCTATGTCAATACCCTCACCTGCGGCATAATTGGGTTTACTGCCCCTGAGTACTCCTACACAGGAAAGTGCACGCTGAAAAATGATGTCTTCACATATGGGAAAATGCTTCTCGAACTCATCTCGGGACAGCcgattttttatgttttccctGAG GGGAACTatgtggaagaagaagcagagcgaCTAGTGCGATTGGCATTGTTGTGTGCACACAAGGATCCATCTGTTCGACCAGAGATGTCTGAAGTGGTTGAAATACTCGAAAGCCAGTTTCTCCAGCGGGATTCCAGTACAAGGAGTAGTTGGAGTCCCAGTGAGTGTGAATCGACTACTCCATACTACTCTTTGCCCcattctccttctcctcctttggTGATCGGTCCATGA
- the LOC104429657 gene encoding LRR receptor kinase BAK1-like, giving the protein MLFNLRTFSFAESVEDDPTPPKSFSIKELRRATDNFRNNNIVGYFLSGKVYKGRLADGSLVAVHRASYVHWFGKESFEAEVQAGSTVLTHPNVLCLRGFCRTKKELLLVYPWMINNSLSYNLTERPDRSARPLNWTTRKRIALGAARGLATFLVLLTAR; this is encoded by the coding sequence ATGCTGTTCAATCTCCGAACCTTCAGTTTTGCCGAATCCGTTGAAGACGATCCAACACCTCCTAAAAGCTTCTCTATAAAGGAGCTCCGACGCGCGACGGACAACTTTAGGAACAACAACATCGTGGGGTACTTTCTGAGTGGCAAGGTTTACAAGGGGCGCTTGGCCGATGGTTCGCTAGTGGCAGTACACAGAGCAAGCTATGTCCATTGGTTCGGCAAGGAGAGCTTCGAAGCAGAAGTGCAAGCGGGAAGCACCGTTTTGACGCACCCAAATGTGCTATGCCTGAGGGGCTTTTGCAGGACCAAGAAAGAGCTCTTACTGGTGTATCCCTGGATGATCAACAACAGCCTATCATACAATCTTACAGAGAGACCAGATCGGTCTGCCCGACCTCTCAATTGGACTACTCGCAAGCGAATAGCCTTGGGAGCAGCAAGGGGGCTTGCAACGTTCCTGGTCCTTTTGACCGCCCGTTGA
- the LOC108957031 gene encoding LRR receptor kinase BAK1-like has product MAVSSPILVGFGLVASGSDSQSDSGSDSQSYHRYEDVYVNNTTVRGTLGFLAPEYIHSGKCTLKNDVFTYGTMLLELMSGKTISELNLLAHDDLWLEEWIGDLMNKNELGRVMDPNLQGNYLEEEAEKLLRLALLCLHGDPSIRPEVSEVV; this is encoded by the exons ATGGCTGTGTCATCCCCCATTCTTgttggttttggg TTAGTTGCTTCTGGCTCCGATTCTCAATCCGATTCTGGCTCCGATTCTCAATCCTACCATCGCTATGAAGATGTTTATGTCAATAATACCACCGTCCGTGGCACACTCGGGTTTCTTGCCCCTGAGTATATCCACTCAGGAAAGTGCACACTGAAGAATGATGTCTTTACATACGGGACAATGCTTCTAGAGCTCATGTCGGGAAAGACAATTTCAGAACTTAATTTGTTGGCGCATGATGATCTCTGGTTGGAGGAATGGATTGGTGATCTTATGAACAAGAACGAGTTGGGAAGGGTGATGGATCCCAATTTGCAGGGGAACTACTTGGAGGAAGAAGCAGAGAAACTACTCCGATTGGCATTGTTGTGCTTACATGGGGATCCATCCATTCGACCAGAGGTGTCTGAAGTGGTCTGA
- the LOC120289508 gene encoding BRASSINOSTEROID INSENSITIVE 1-associated receptor kinase 1-like: MVFNLRTFSFAESVEDDPPPPPKSFSLKELRRATDNFSGENFLGEGGLGKVYRGRLADGSLVAVKRACTVRQWSKEQFEAEVQVGSTVSTHPNVLCLRGFCRTKKELLLVYPLMINNSLSYNLTGRPDRLSRPLDWTTRKRIALGAARGLAHLHNQGNIKIMHRAINASNILLNVHFEAVIGDCAIAVIMDENNAEEGTIEWYPWPADSGSDSQSYHRYEDVYVNNTTFCGTPGFLAPEYVDSGKCTLKNDVFAYERMLLELMSGTKISELISLSYEHLSLEDWIGDLMNKNELGRVIDPNLQGNYREEEAERLALLALLCSHKNPSIRPEMTKVVRMLESQVLQRDPSTRSSWSQSDGDSTPYYSFPPSPSPSPLGIAP; encoded by the coding sequence ATGGTGTTCAATCTCCGAACCTTCAGTTTTGCTGAGTCCGTTGAGGATGATCCCCCACCACCTCCTAAAAGCTTCTCCCTAAAAGAGCTCCGACGCGCGACAGACAACTTTAGCGGAGAAAACTTCTTGGGCGAAGGTGGACTTGGCAAGGTTTACCGGGGGCGCTTGGCCGATGGTTCTCTAGTGGCAGTAAAAAGAGCTTGCACAGTCCGTCAATGGAGCAAAGAGCAGTTCGAAGCAGAAGTGCAAGTGGGAAGCACGGTTTCGACACACCCAAATGTGCTATGCCTGAGGGGCTTTTGCAGGACCAAGAAAGAGCTCTTACTGGTGTATCCCTTGATGATCAACAATAGCCTATCATACAATCTTACAGGGAGACCGGATCGTTTGTCCCGACCTCTCGATTGGACTACCCGCAAGCGAATTGCCTTGGGAGCAGCAAGGGGGCTTGCACACCTTCACAATCAAGGTAACATCAAGATCATGCATCGCGCTATCAATGCGTCAAATATACTGCTGAATGTGCATTTTGAGGCCGTGATAGGAGATTGTGCGATAGCCGTGATCATGGATGAGAATAATGCAGAGGAAGGGACCATTGAGTGGTACCCGTGGCCGGCGGATTCTGGCTCCGATTCTCAATCCTATCATCGCTATGAAGATGTTTATGTCAATAATACCACCTTCTGTGGCACACCCGGGTTTTTGGCCCCTGAGTATGTCGACTCAGGAAAGTGCACACTGAAGAATGATGTCTTTGCATACGAAAGAATGCTTCTCGAGCTCATGTCGGGAACCAAAATTTCAGAACTTATTTCCTTGTCATATGAACATCTCAGTTTGGAGGATTGGATCGGTGATCTCATGAACAAGAACGAGTTGGGAAGGGTGATCGATCCCAATTTGCAGGGGAATTACagggaagaagaagcagagcgaCTAGCCCTATTGGCATTGTTGTGCTCACACAAGAATCCATCCATTCGACCAGAGATGACTAAAGTGGTTCGAATGCTCGAAAGCCAGGTTCTTCAGCGGGACCCTAGTACAAGGAGTAGTTGGAGTCAAAGTGACGGGGACTCAACTCCGTACTACTCTttccctccttctccttctccttctcctctggGGATTGCTCCATGA